In Pyrus communis chromosome 1, drPyrComm1.1, whole genome shotgun sequence, the following are encoded in one genomic region:
- the LOC137739189 gene encoding dirigent protein 2-like, translating into MAHALRFDTVLPVLLCTLLLTKAASTSHHHHLKSLHFSLFQHETINKTGYIVVNGVAGTGIGQTTTPFGTVFVFQDPMTLTANRSSKAVGIAQGTSVTSSLDGLQSISVAKITLRLKNYSGSVSIVGGTHNVKPANHPVVGGTGDFLFVQGYVTSSPVDLKGLTVVYKIAFHLYWPPYATQAS; encoded by the coding sequence ATGGCTCATGCTCTGCGATTCGATACAGTTCTTCCAGTTCTACTTTGCACCCTCCTCCTAACCAAAGCCGCCTCTACCTCTCATCACCACCATCTTAAGTCCCTCCACTTTTCACTCTTTCAACACGaaaccataaacaaaaccggATATATTGTAGTGAATGGGGTGGCTGGAACAGGCATCGGTCAAACCACTACGCCCTTTGGCACCGTGTTTGTTTTCCAGGATCCGATGACTCTCACAGCCAACCGATCTTCAAAAGCAGTTGGGATAGCTCAAGGAACTTCAGTCACATCCAGCTTGGATGGGCTTCAGAGCATTTCAGTAGCCAAGATCACTTTGCGCTTGAAGAACTACTCTGGTTCAGTTTCCATAGTCGGAGGCACGCATAACGTGAAGCCCGCCAATCATCCTGTTGTGGGGGGCACGGGCGATTTCCTGTTTGTTCAAGGCTACGTGACATCGTCCCCTGTTGATCTCAAGGGCCTAACTGTTGTCTACAAGATTGCATTTCACCTTTACTGGCCTCCATATGCAACTCAAGCTTCTTAg